Proteins from a genomic interval of Pseudomonas asplenii:
- a CDS encoding Ig-like domain-containing protein, with protein sequence MIIPLEPRMLFDGAVAATVAEAAQPTDHASADTAKAPTSDHAPASSDTHAQADATPAASPTAVPGQSVVFVDSRVKDFDSLLKGVAPGSQVVVLDASKDGLQQIADYLDTHQGVSTVEIIAHGNSGDLWLGNTYLSADNVSARADVLARIGNDMNVGGDILIYACNTAAGDKGLSFVDSLAQYTGRDIAASTNRTGLGGDWTLEVATGSIESRNLLSADSMAAYQYGLATITVSNNNDAGAGSLRQALLDAVSGDTVTFNANMIVNLNSQLVITKNLTVDGDLNNDGVADVTLSGQYKTQVLKVNAGVTAALDGLVITQGLAAGQGANGGADGTAAMGGGITNAGTLTLNNVTVTGNAASGGGGGGGVSAGAVGGGGGGGGALGGQVGGRGGNAGGYIGTAGTANTGGNGGGYTPTTMGGRGGSSVGGAGGQGTFGYSNGGDGGRANNGTLSIGGGGGGSGWDKVGRAGAAATGGIFNDTTGTLTIIGNSVISNNLGAGGGGGGGGGNGQGASADPGGAGGKGVGAIWNKGTLLISAANITALTNGNNKGGSGLGGKGAGGTGSSPASVDEIYNEGVMNPPPTATIVVSNTSQRIGSTSQVTITFSQAVTGFTNSDLTVPNGTLSAVSTSDGGVTWVATFTPSANRNSASNVITLDNTGISSTLLGTPGTGTTTSNNYSVDTTRPTLSIVVNSSTLTTNGPATVNFTFSEAVSGFSLSGIGVSNGTLSNLTTSDNIHWTADLTPDADKTNSGNIIAVNNALFSDVAGNTGQSISVSNTFSVDTQRPTATIVVGTPSLSIGGSSQVTITFSEAVSGFALGDIVAQDGVLSNLTTSDNINWTATLTPNNGVTQGNDVVTLTNSGIADLAGNAGTGSTLSNTYSVDTQRPTATIVFANPTLGIGQTSQVTITFSEAVTGFTNNDLTVTNGSLSAVSSGDGGVTWTATFTPNAGIVSASNNIVLDTSLVMDAAGNVGNGSTTSNNFAIDGVRPTSTVVIDKSSLIVGETAQVTITFSEAVTGFTNTDLTVAGGTLSSVSSSDGGITWNATFTPTSNITNAGNAITLDNTGYTDSAGNIGTGTSTSNNYAIDTQRPTATIVLAHPNLTAGETTQVTITFSEAVSGFTLADLSASHGTLSNLSSSDGGITWTATFAPDGNTNSISNAITLTNTGVADLAGNSGAGTTQSANFTIDTVRPTATIVVANPALAINGTSQVTITFDQAVIGFNNADLTVVGGTLSTVSSSDGGVTWTATFTPASNISSAVNHITLDNSGVKAAASQNDGAGISTSNNYLIDTQRPTATIVVANDHLGIGGSSQVTITFSEAVTGFSLSDLSVDNGTLTGLSTSDNITWTATLVPATAITVNNNQITLNNSGVFDVVGNAGAGTTASNVYAVDSVRPTATIVVNDPVLAAGESSLVTITFSEAVIGLDNGDLSVPNGALSALSSSDGGITWTATYTPNVNVRDTSNLITLDNTGYTDLAGNVGIGVTNSANFTIDTVRPTATIVVSNPTLNVGSSSLVTISFSEAVSGFTNADLSVASGTLSTVSTSDGGVTWTATFTPNNNIADTTNIITLDNSGVQNASGNSGAGTTTSNNYAIDTQRPTATISVDNNNLGIGQTSTVTIAFSEVVSGFDLSDLSVANGVLSNLATSDGGKTWTATLTPTAAITDATNLIVLDTALVSDGAGNTGSGVSISNNYVIDGDRPTATITVGNSNLAAGQTTTVTFTFSEKVSGFDLSDLSVANGVLSNLASSDGGKTWTATLTPTANLTDPSNFITLDVSQVADLAGNAGTGFANSNNYAIATLATGGDPQFRISGPTGPVLSQPNQPLQPIVFGPPSGNLGSPLGFPPLFEQRDMGAGLPPTGSIFINKGALAPSFIAQVFSSSDSGGNANSQGFLGFGGGDGGVFGSSTVAGLFSRESSSSDNGAAKAFDRQGSKSLGDASQGLRGIFGAPTLGQQLQQLKDNEQKQLHQLAWALNEVGISEIPA encoded by the coding sequence ATGATCATCCCTCTTGAGCCGCGCATGCTGTTCGATGGTGCCGTGGCGGCGACCGTGGCCGAGGCTGCGCAGCCGACCGATCACGCCAGCGCCGATACGGCGAAGGCGCCGACCAGCGATCATGCGCCGGCCAGCAGCGATACCCACGCGCAGGCCGATGCCACGCCGGCCGCATCGCCGACGGCGGTGCCCGGCCAATCGGTGGTGTTCGTCGACTCGCGGGTCAAGGATTTCGACAGCCTGCTCAAGGGCGTTGCCCCTGGTAGCCAGGTGGTGGTGCTCGATGCCAGCAAGGACGGCCTGCAGCAGATCGCCGACTACCTGGACACCCATCAGGGTGTGAGCACCGTGGAAATCATCGCCCACGGCAACTCCGGCGATCTGTGGCTGGGCAACACCTATCTGTCGGCCGACAACGTTTCGGCGCGGGCCGACGTGCTGGCGCGTATCGGCAACGACATGAACGTCGGCGGCGACATTCTGATCTACGCCTGCAACACCGCCGCCGGCGACAAAGGCCTCAGCTTCGTTGACTCCTTGGCGCAGTACACCGGGCGCGACATCGCCGCGTCCACCAACCGCACCGGCTTGGGCGGCGACTGGACCCTGGAAGTCGCCACCGGCAGTATCGAAAGCCGCAACCTGCTCTCAGCCGACTCCATGGCGGCCTACCAGTACGGCCTGGCGACCATTACCGTAAGCAACAACAACGACGCGGGTGCCGGTTCCCTGCGCCAGGCGCTGCTCGATGCGGTGTCTGGCGATACCGTCACCTTCAACGCCAACATGATAGTGAACCTGAACAGCCAGTTGGTTATCACCAAGAACCTCACCGTCGATGGTGACCTGAACAACGACGGGGTCGCCGACGTGACCCTGAGTGGGCAGTACAAGACCCAGGTGCTCAAGGTGAACGCTGGGGTCACTGCGGCCCTGGATGGCCTGGTCATCACCCAGGGTCTGGCGGCCGGCCAGGGCGCCAACGGCGGTGCGGATGGCACCGCAGCGATGGGGGGTGGTATTACCAACGCCGGTACCCTGACCCTCAACAACGTCACGGTGACCGGCAATGCTGCGTCTGGCGGTGGCGGTGGCGGTGGGGTCTCCGCGGGGGCCGTTGGCGGTGGCGGCGGTGGCGGCGGCGCCCTGGGTGGGCAGGTCGGTGGTCGTGGCGGCAATGCGGGGGGCTACATTGGTACAGCTGGCACGGCCAACACGGGTGGCAATGGCGGTGGCTATACCCCGACCACCATGGGTGGCCGTGGCGGTAGCAGCGTAGGTGGCGCAGGCGGTCAGGGCACCTTTGGTTACAGTAATGGTGGCGATGGGGGCAGGGCGAACAATGGCACCCTTTCCATCGGTGGCGGTGGTGGTGGTTCCGGTTGGGACAAAGTCGGACGTGCCGGCGCTGCGGCCACTGGCGGTATCTTCAACGACACCACGGGTACACTGACCATCATCGGCAACTCGGTCATCTCCAACAACCTCGGGGCCGGCGGCGGCGGCGGCGGTGGCGGCGGTAATGGCCAAGGCGCCTCTGCCGACCCGGGTGGTGCTGGCGGCAAGGGCGTCGGAGCGATCTGGAACAAGGGCACCCTGCTGATCAGTGCGGCCAACATAACCGCGCTGACCAACGGCAACAACAAGGGTGGCAGCGGTCTCGGCGGTAAGGGCGCAGGTGGGACGGGAAGCAGTCCGGCGTCGGTGGACGAGATCTACAACGAAGGTGTCATGAACCCGCCGCCTACCGCGACCATCGTGGTCAGCAATACTTCCCAGCGCATCGGCAGCACCTCGCAGGTGACCATTACCTTCAGCCAGGCGGTGACCGGGTTCACCAACAGCGACCTGACGGTGCCCAATGGCACACTCAGCGCGGTGAGCACCAGCGACGGCGGCGTCACGTGGGTCGCGACGTTCACGCCGAGTGCGAACAGGAACAGCGCCAGCAACGTCATCACGCTGGACAATACCGGTATCAGCAGCACCTTGCTCGGTACGCCGGGCACCGGTACTACCACGTCCAACAACTACAGCGTCGATACCACGCGCCCCACCCTGTCTATCGTGGTCAACAGCTCCACCCTGACCACCAACGGTCCGGCGACGGTTAATTTCACGTTCAGCGAAGCGGTGAGCGGCTTTAGTCTGAGTGGTATTGGCGTGAGTAATGGAACCCTGAGCAACCTGACCACCAGCGACAATATTCACTGGACTGCCGACCTGACCCCGGACGCGGACAAAACCAACAGCGGCAATATCATTGCCGTCAATAATGCGCTCTTCTCCGATGTCGCCGGCAACACTGGCCAGAGTATATCTGTTTCGAACACTTTTTCCGTCGACACCCAGCGGCCGACCGCCACCATCGTGGTCGGTACGCCTTCGCTGAGCATCGGCGGCAGCTCCCAGGTGACCATCACCTTCAGCGAGGCCGTGAGCGGTTTTGCCCTGGGCGACATCGTCGCCCAGGATGGCGTCCTGAGCAACCTGACCACCAGCGACAATATTAACTGGACCGCGACCCTGACCCCGAACAACGGCGTCACCCAGGGCAACGATGTCGTGACGTTGACGAATTCCGGAATCGCCGACCTGGCGGGCAACGCCGGAACCGGCAGCACCCTCTCCAACACCTATTCGGTCGACACTCAGCGGCCCACCGCGACCATCGTGTTCGCCAACCCGACCCTCGGTATCGGCCAGACCTCACAGGTGACCATTACCTTCAGCGAAGCCGTGACCGGTTTCACCAACAATGACCTGACGGTGACCAACGGCAGCCTGAGCGCGGTGAGCAGCGGTGACGGCGGCGTCACCTGGACCGCCACCTTCACGCCGAACGCGGGCATCGTCAGCGCGAGCAACAACATCGTCCTGGACACAAGCCTCGTGATGGACGCTGCGGGCAACGTCGGCAATGGCTCCACTACCTCCAACAACTTTGCCATCGATGGCGTGCGGCCAACCTCCACGGTGGTCATCGACAAGAGTTCGCTGATCGTCGGCGAGACCGCGCAGGTGACCATTACCTTCAGCGAAGCGGTGACCGGTTTCACCAACACTGACCTGACCGTGGCGGGCGGCACCCTGAGCTCGGTGAGTAGCAGTGATGGCGGTATCACCTGGAACGCCACTTTCACCCCGACGTCGAACATCACCAATGCCGGCAACGCCATTACCCTGGACAATACCGGCTACACCGACAGCGCCGGCAATATCGGGACCGGCACCAGCACGTCCAACAACTACGCCATCGACACTCAGCGTCCGACCGCCACCATCGTCCTGGCGCATCCAAACCTCACCGCCGGTGAAACCACGCAAGTGACCATCACCTTCAGCGAAGCAGTGAGTGGTTTCACCCTGGCCGACCTGAGCGCCAGTCACGGGACCCTGAGCAACCTGAGCAGCAGCGACGGCGGTATCACCTGGACCGCCACCTTCGCCCCGGATGGCAATACCAACAGCATCAGCAACGCCATTACCCTGACCAACACCGGTGTGGCCGATCTCGCGGGCAACAGCGGCGCGGGCACGACCCAGTCGGCCAACTTCACCATCGATACCGTACGCCCGACCGCGACTATCGTCGTCGCCAACCCTGCGCTGGCGATCAACGGTACTTCGCAGGTGACCATCACTTTCGATCAGGCGGTGATCGGCTTCAACAACGCCGACCTGACCGTGGTGGGCGGTACGCTGAGTACGGTGAGTAGCTCCGACGGCGGTGTCACCTGGACCGCCACGTTCACCCCGGCCAGCAATATCAGCAGCGCGGTCAACCACATCACCCTGGATAACAGCGGCGTCAAGGCGGCCGCTTCGCAGAACGACGGGGCTGGCATCAGTACATCCAACAACTATCTGATCGACACTCAGCGGCCGACGGCGACCATCGTGGTGGCGAACGATCACCTGGGCATCGGTGGCAGCTCGCAGGTGACCATTACCTTCAGTGAAGCGGTGACCGGTTTTAGCCTGTCCGACCTGTCAGTGGACAACGGCACCCTGACCGGGCTGTCCACCTCCGACAACATCACCTGGACCGCCACCCTGGTTCCGGCGACGGCTATCACGGTGAACAACAACCAGATCACCCTGAATAACAGCGGGGTGTTCGACGTCGTCGGTAACGCGGGTGCCGGCACCACCGCTTCGAACGTCTATGCGGTTGACAGCGTGCGGCCGACGGCGACCATCGTGGTGAACGACCCGGTCCTGGCGGCGGGCGAGAGCAGCCTGGTGACCATCACCTTCAGCGAAGCGGTGATCGGTCTCGACAATGGCGACCTGAGCGTACCCAACGGTGCCTTGAGCGCACTCAGCTCCAGCGATGGCGGGATTACCTGGACGGCGACCTACACCCCGAACGTCAACGTGCGTGATACCAGCAACCTGATCACCCTGGACAACACCGGCTATACCGACCTGGCCGGCAACGTCGGTATCGGGGTGACCAACTCGGCCAACTTCACCATCGACACGGTGCGCCCGACCGCGACAATCGTGGTGTCCAACCCGACGTTGAATGTCGGTTCCAGCTCGCTGGTGACCATCAGCTTCAGCGAGGCGGTGAGCGGTTTCACCAACGCTGACCTTTCGGTAGCCAGCGGCACGCTGAGTACGGTGAGCACCAGCGACGGGGGCGTCACCTGGACCGCCACGTTCACGCCGAACAACAACATTGCCGACACCACCAACATCATCACGCTCGACAACAGCGGCGTGCAGAACGCCTCGGGCAATAGCGGTGCCGGTACCACCACGTCGAACAACTATGCGATCGACACCCAGCGGCCCACCGCGACCATCAGCGTCGATAACAACAACCTGGGCATCGGCCAGACCTCCACCGTGACCATCGCCTTCAGCGAGGTGGTCAGCGGTTTTGATCTATCGGACCTGAGCGTGGCCAATGGCGTCCTGTCCAACCTCGCCACCAGCGACGGTGGCAAGACCTGGACTGCGACCCTGACGCCCACTGCCGCCATCACCGACGCGACCAACCTGATCGTGCTCGACACCGCGCTGGTCAGCGACGGTGCCGGCAACACCGGCTCAGGGGTTTCCATCTCCAACAACTACGTGATCGACGGCGACCGGCCGACCGCGACCATCACAGTCGGCAACTCGAACCTGGCTGCCGGCCAGACCACTACGGTGACCTTCACCTTCAGCGAGAAAGTCAGCGGTTTCGACCTGTCGGACCTGAGCGTGGCCAACGGCGTGCTGTCCAACCTGGCGAGCAGCGACGGTGGCAAGACCTGGACCGCGACCCTGACGCCGACGGCGAACCTTACCGATCCGAGCAACTTCATCACTCTGGATGTCAGCCAGGTCGCCGACCTGGCGGGTAATGCCGGCACAGGATTCGCCAACTCCAACAACTACGCGATTGCCACGTTAGCCACGGGCGGTGACCCGCAGTTCCGCATCAGCGGCCCAACCGGCCCGGTCCTCAGCCAGCCGAACCAACCGTTGCAACCGATCGTCTTCGGGCCGCCTTCGGGCAACCTCGGTTCACCCCTGGGCTTCCCACCCTTGTTCGAACAGCGTGACATGGGCGCGGGGCTGCCGCCGACCGGGAGCATTTTCATCAACAAGGGTGCCCTGGCGCCGAGCTTCATCGCCCAGGTCTTCAGCTCCAGCGATAGCGGTGGCAACGCTAACAGCCAGGGCTTCCTCGGCTTTGGCGGTGGCGATGGCGGGGTCTTCGGCAGCAGCACCGTGGCGGGCCTGTTCAGCCGCGAGTCGTCGAGCAGTGATAACGGTGCTGCCAAGGCATTCGACCGCCAGGGCAGCAAGAGCCTGGGTGATGCCTCCCAGGGTCTGCGTGGCATTTTCGGCGCGCCGACCCTCGGCCAGCAGTTGCAGCAACTCAAGGACAACGAGCAGAAACAACTGCATCAGTTGGCATGGGCGTTGAACGAGGTGGGTATCAGCGAAATACCGGCCTGA
- a CDS encoding sulfotransferase family protein codes for MRRFHFISGLPRSGSTLLSAILLQNPRFHAGMSSPVGMLFNGVLENCSAGNEFGAMIDTDTRRRLLRGLFESYYGDKTPQPVIFDTNRQWSARLPALQDLFPRSKVIVCVRNVAWVMDSLERLYRANPFENTKLFNDDVERNTVYSRCETLAQRNRLVGYAWTALKEAYYGEHAESLLLVDYDLLSQAPERVLRLVYEFVDEPWFEHDFDNLAYDAPAFDQALGVAGLHKVKPKVALESRHTILPPDLFEKYAQLSFWNDGTASAANVIRMKTNTAVS; via the coding sequence ATGCGCCGTTTCCATTTTATTTCCGGTTTACCGCGCTCAGGCTCGACCCTGCTGTCCGCCATTCTCCTGCAGAACCCGCGTTTTCACGCCGGCATGAGCAGCCCGGTCGGCATGCTGTTCAATGGCGTGCTGGAAAACTGCAGTGCCGGCAACGAGTTCGGCGCAATGATCGACACCGATACCCGCCGTCGGCTGTTGCGTGGTCTGTTCGAGTCCTATTACGGCGACAAGACTCCCCAGCCGGTCATCTTCGATACCAATCGCCAATGGTCCGCGCGCCTGCCGGCACTGCAGGATCTGTTTCCGCGCTCCAAGGTCATCGTCTGCGTGCGCAACGTCGCCTGGGTCATGGACAGCCTGGAACGGCTGTACCGCGCCAATCCCTTCGAGAACACCAAGCTGTTCAACGACGACGTCGAGCGCAACACCGTCTACAGCCGTTGCGAAACCCTGGCCCAGCGCAACCGCCTGGTGGGGTATGCCTGGACCGCGCTGAAGGAAGCCTATTACGGCGAACACGCCGAATCCCTGCTGCTGGTCGACTACGACCTGCTGTCCCAGGCCCCGGAGCGGGTGCTGCGGCTGGTCTATGAGTTCGTCGACGAGCCCTGGTTCGAGCACGATTTCGACAACCTGGCGTATGACGCGCCGGCGTTCGACCAGGCTCTGGGTGTTGCCGGCCTGCACAAGGTCAAGCCCAAGGTGGCGCTGGAGTCGCGGCATACCATCCTGCCGCCGGATCTGTTCGAAAAATATGCGCAATTGTCGTTCTGGAATGACGGAACCGCCAGCGCGGCGAATGTCATTCGCATGAAAACCAACACCGCGGTCAGTTGA
- a CDS encoding TolC family protein, translated as MKRSQKLFSVSLLALVISGCAVTSQPIDRGVSEQRAKTDLQNMYKDQEPLRGPLTLHDAMARAVKYNLEGRLKIMEEALAKRQLDLASFDMLPRMALSAGYAGRNNVSGSSSESVQTHTQSLEPSTSQDKDRRVADLTMVWNVLDFGVSYINAKQQGDQRLIVQERRRKVVNTIVQDVRSAYWRAVAAERLLKQIDSLMARVDSAQNNSQKMSDQRIGDPIQALGYQRALIEATRQLEEQRRALTLAKTELATLINLPLGTELTLATPDDYAIPELKVDMAKLEQEALASRPELREQDYQTRISANETRKAMLRLLPGLEFSAGGHYDSNSFLVNDKWADYGVKVTWNLFNVISAPAAIDVAKAGEEVASARRQAMSIAVLAQLYVANANYREALRQFKTSQKLSDIDGQIVGQLRNRHQAAGIGELDLIQGELNNLQADLRRDLAYADLRNAYGQIFASAGLDPLPAEVASTKVEAIAGALATRESQWAAGNISASENHAKQQQ; from the coding sequence ATGAAAAGAAGTCAGAAGTTGTTCAGCGTCAGCCTGCTGGCGCTGGTAATCAGCGGTTGTGCCGTCACCAGCCAACCGATCGATCGTGGTGTCAGCGAGCAACGGGCCAAAACCGATCTGCAGAACATGTACAAGGACCAGGAGCCGCTGCGCGGTCCGCTGACCTTGCACGACGCCATGGCCCGTGCGGTGAAATACAACCTCGAAGGCCGCCTGAAGATTATGGAGGAGGCCCTGGCCAAACGTCAGTTGGACCTCGCCAGCTTCGACATGCTGCCGCGCATGGCGCTGTCGGCCGGCTACGCCGGGCGTAACAACGTCAGTGGTTCGAGCAGCGAGAGTGTGCAAACCCATACCCAGTCTCTGGAGCCATCGACCTCCCAGGATAAAGACCGTCGAGTTGCCGACCTGACCATGGTCTGGAACGTACTCGACTTCGGCGTCAGTTATATCAACGCCAAGCAGCAGGGTGACCAGCGCCTGATTGTCCAGGAGCGCCGGCGCAAGGTGGTCAACACCATCGTCCAGGACGTGCGTTCGGCCTACTGGCGGGCGGTCGCGGCCGAGCGTCTGCTCAAGCAGATCGACAGCCTGATGGCGCGGGTCGATTCGGCGCAGAACAACAGCCAGAAGATGAGCGACCAGCGTATCGGCGACCCAATCCAGGCCCTGGGCTACCAGCGCGCGCTGATCGAGGCGACCCGTCAGTTGGAAGAGCAGCGCAGGGCGCTGACCCTGGCCAAGACCGAACTGGCGACGCTGATCAACCTGCCGCTGGGAACCGAGCTGACCCTGGCGACCCCGGATGACTATGCGATTCCCGAGCTCAAGGTCGACATGGCCAAGCTCGAACAGGAAGCCCTGGCCAGCCGTCCCGAGCTGCGCGAGCAGGACTACCAGACCCGCATCAGCGCCAACGAAACCCGCAAGGCCATGCTGCGGTTGCTGCCTGGGCTGGAGTTCTCGGCCGGTGGGCATTACGACAGCAACTCGTTCCTGGTCAACGACAAGTGGGCCGACTACGGCGTCAAGGTCACCTGGAACCTGTTCAACGTGATCTCTGCCCCGGCTGCCATCGACGTGGCCAAGGCCGGTGAGGAAGTCGCCAGCGCCCGGCGTCAGGCGATGTCCATCGCCGTACTGGCCCAGCTCTATGTGGCCAACGCCAACTACCGCGAAGCGCTGCGCCAGTTCAAGACCAGCCAGAAGCTGTCGGACATCGACGGGCAGATCGTCGGTCAACTGCGTAACCGTCACCAGGCAGCGGGCATCGGCGAACTGGATCTGATCCAGGGTGAGCTGAACAACCTGCAGGCCGACCTGCGTCGTGACCTGGCCTATGCCGATTTGCGCAATGCCTACGGCCAGATCTTCGCCAGTGCGGGCCTGGACCCGTTGCCAGCGGAAGTGGCCTCGACCAAGGTCGAAGCGATTGCCGGGGCCCTGGCAACACGCGAGTCTCAGTGGGCGGCGGGCAACATCAGTGCGTCTGAAAACCATGCCAAACAGCAGCAGTAA